CTTTGAAGAGCGTGTACGGCGTGAAGAGCTCGTCCACGTCCTTCCGCGGGAGCACGCGCTCGAACGAGTACGCCGCTTCGAGGAAGTTGCCGCGCTCGAGGTACAGCGTGCCGAGCAGGATCGCGGCCTCGGCCCCGGCCTTCGTGTGGAAGAACCGCTGCGACACGTCGGCGAGGACCGCGAGGTCGTAGTTGGCCCGGATCGCGTCGTCGAGGAGCCCGGACGCCGTGGCGCCGTAGGCCTGCTGGTAGAACTGGAGCCCCTCGGGCTGGAACTCCGCGATGATACGGTTCGCTTCGGTCTTCACGCTGATGCGGTTGACGCGGGTCTCGTTCCCGACCTTGTACTTCACGTCGAAGAACGAGTCGCTCTGCGTATCGAGAATGTTTTGGAGCAGCGGACAGATGGTATTGTAAGGCGGATCCTTGAACGTCAGGTAGTCGCGCGCGGCCTTGAGCTGGTTCTTGGCGTCGCGCTGGTAGGGCGGGGCGAACGGGAGGTTGTCATCGATCTCCGAGCGATCGCCCTTGTCTTTCTCCTTGTCCTTGTCACTCTTCTGGCCCGGTCTGACGGGCTGTGCGACCCCGGCGACGGCGGCGGGCTGCCCGTTCACCGAGTGGGCACTCCAGGTGACGAGCCACGCGCAGAGCGCGGCGAGTACCCCACAGGACAGCAGCCGCATTTTGAAGCCACGCATGGCGGTTCCCATTTCTGTCCGTGACCGGTGCGCCGCGAATGATCGGCGCACCCGACCGATTTTGTCACTTCCCCGCACGGTTCACAAGGAGAAATCTACCCGCTCCCGTTCGGCCGGGGAAGTGGCGGTCGGCGCATCCCGTTACATGGAGAGGGGCGATATTGTACGACGAACCGGCACCCGCAACCTAACGCCGCGCGCCGGCCACGACACGTACTCATGTAAGAGACGATTCACCCGCAGCGCGCGTTTGCACAATGCGGGAGCCAGTTCCCGTGCTTTATCGGGCGAAGAGCGCGCGGTGAAGAACCGTCCCCGCACGTTCCGGCCCAACTATCTGTCGTTTGGGACAGTCACCTGACGGAGGGTTAAAAGGAAACTGCCCTCTACCAGCACTTGGGAACTAGCGACACCCGCCGAGGCCACTATTACCTCCCACCGAAATTTGCTCGAATCGGTCGAGACCGGTTGGGCGGGATCGTGGCCCCGGACGAGAGTACGGCCATATGGCTGCTCCGAGCGGTACTCGTCGAAGGCGCACTCGCGCGGCGGGAGGTCACACTGTACCTTCCGGTAGGCACGGCACCGATCCGGGGTAACGAAGTGGTCCGCGCGTTCTGCTCGGCCTGGTTGTTATGGAAGTTCGTAGAGCTCACAACCGGGAGCAAGTAAAACGTGCCCATTCGCTACCCACCCTCCACAATTCCACAGCGGCGACCGCTCGCCGCACCTTCATCCGAACTTTAACCGCGTCACCAACGCGGTTCGTATGCTCTCTAGCACTCACACTCTCCGTCCGAGATGCTGCCATGTTGGACCTGTCGAACCTGTGCGCCGCGGTGCGCTCCAAAGGCGGCGCGAAACGCTGCCTGATCTCATCCGCCGCCTTTGTGGTGCTCGCCACACTCACGGCGCCCGCGTCGGGCTCGGAGCCGGCACGGAAAGCCGAAAACGTCATTGTTGTGACGCTCGACGGGTTCCGCTGGCAGGAGCTGTTCGAGGGCGGGGACGAGTCGTTCATGGACGCCAAGCAGGGCGGGGTTAAGGACGTCCCCGGGCTGAAAAAGCGGTACTCGCGCGAGAAGCTCGAGGACCGGCGGGCGGCGCTGATGCCGTTCCTGTGGGGCACCGTGGCCAAGAACGGCCAGGTCTTCGGGAACCCGGCCAAAGGCGCATCGGCCAAGATCACCAACGGGCTCAAGTTCTCGTACCCGGGCTACAGCGAGATGTTCTGCGGGCTTGCCGATCCGCGGATCGACTCGAACGCCAAGAAAGCCAATCCCAATCTCTCGGTGCTGGAGTTCCTGAACGGTCGGCCGGGCTTCAAGGATAAGGTCGAGGCGGTCTGCACCTGGGACGTGTTTCCTTCGATCTTTCGGACGCAACAGAACGGGTTACGCATTCAGGCCGGATGGGAGCCGCTCAAAGCCGACAAGTTGACCGACCGCGAGCGCGGCCTGAACGAGACGATGGAACTACTCCCGCGGTACTGGCCGGACAATGCGTTCGACGTGTTCACGATGGGCGCGGCGAAGTCGGCACTGGAGCGGCGCAAGCCCCGCGTGCTGTACATCGGGCTGGGTGAAACGGACGAGTGGGGGCACGGTCGGCGGTACGACCTGTACTTGGACTCCGCGAACAAGGCCGACCGGTTCCTCGCGGAACTGTGGGACGGGCTGCAGAAAGATCCGCAATACAAGAACAAAACTGCCCTCCTCATCACGACCGACCACGGCCGCGGGAGCACGCGGGTGGACTGGACCGACCACGGGAAGAACGTGGAGGGGGCGGAACACATCTGGATCGCGGTGATGGGACCGGACACACCGGCCACGGGCGAGCGCGAGAAACGCGAAGTGACGCAGAGTCAGGTCGCCGCCACGGTTGCCGCTCTGGTGGGAGAGGATTTCGGTGCGGCGAGCCCGAAGGCCGCAGCGCCTCTACCGGTGTTCGAGAAGAAATAACGCTCG
The Gemmata palustris DNA segment above includes these coding regions:
- a CDS encoding alkaline phosphatase family protein, which produces MLDLSNLCAAVRSKGGAKRCLISSAAFVVLATLTAPASGSEPARKAENVIVVTLDGFRWQELFEGGDESFMDAKQGGVKDVPGLKKRYSREKLEDRRAALMPFLWGTVAKNGQVFGNPAKGASAKITNGLKFSYPGYSEMFCGLADPRIDSNAKKANPNLSVLEFLNGRPGFKDKVEAVCTWDVFPSIFRTQQNGLRIQAGWEPLKADKLTDRERGLNETMELLPRYWPDNAFDVFTMGAAKSALERRKPRVLYIGLGETDEWGHGRRYDLYLDSANKADRFLAELWDGLQKDPQYKNKTALLITTDHGRGSTRVDWTDHGKNVEGAEHIWIAVMGPDTPATGEREKREVTQSQVAATVAALVGEDFGAASPKAAAPLPVFEKK